The Desulfovibrio inopinatus DSM 10711 genomic interval ACCGACTCTTCTGTGCGTGTCACATAGCGGATGATGGAGTGTGGCAATGAATCCGCGTCTTCCAGCGCAATACCTTGGAGCGCTTTGACTTCGTTGGTTTGGGCATTGCCTTCGGCTTGAACGAGCAGGCTGCCATCCTGTTTCAGGAGTAAGACACCTCGCCGTGCTCCAGCGCTTTCAATCAAGATGTTCATCAATTTTTCAAGCAATTTTCCAAGAACAATTTCACTGGAAATCGCTTGCGAGGCTTTCACGACAGTAGCGACATCAAGTTGTGCTACCAGCGAGACAGATGAGCTGGAAATACGTTCGGTTAATCGTCGTTCAACACGCGGAACCTGGAGCAGTTTGGGATAGTGTTGTTCCAGGTGGTTGACTTTGGCCTTCGCTCCCCACTGGTCGTACAAAAACACGGTTTCCTGCATGTATCCGCTGGCAACGCGATCATTGTTGAGGCTCAAAAAGTACTTGGCGCAACATTCACAACACAGGCTTTCATAAAAGAGAGAGCCGATGCGCTGAGCTTCATCTTTTGCCTGGGTATAAGCGGTAATCGCGTCATTATGGCGACCGGCGATTCGTGATTCTTCCGCCTTGAGGAGCAAAAGCATCACATTAAAATTTTCAGGACCACATTTTGCCCATTTGCGGATTTTTCGTTTTCCTGAAGCAAGAATACGTTTGTAACGGCGTTTTTCCTGTGGAGAAAAGCTGTCCATAGCCGCCATAATCGCCAGGCACGTGAAGAGGGTATACACTGTCAGGTTGTACGTTGGGTCAGCAATTACCTCGGCCGTGATCTTCGGGCCGGTGGCGACTTCAACAGCAGCCCGATAGTTTTCATAGTAGTAATTGAGGATAAGCCGTGTTGTGGCGTGATAGAATGTTCCACACGTGGAGGATACAATGGAGTCAAAATAGGCTTCAGCCGTGCTTTCCTCATGACCGTTGTAATCAAGACAATCTGCTTGTTTTATTTCTCCAGATAAATTTTTGAAGAGAGCCAAGTGGATCGCGTGAATATGATACGGTTCGATTTGAATCACTTTCTTGGCAAATCGAACTTCGCGTTCAGTAAACTTTATGACGTCAGTTATTGATTTCGACAGCGCCACTTCCTGCCAGAATCCGAACATGTAGATATAGGATGCCCAAAAATTTTCGCCTGTATTAATAAGTTTTTGTAGACCATGTTTTCGTGGTTCCAATGTGTCGGCCAGTGGTTGCTTCCAGAACATGGTAAAACTCGTCACCACGAAGTAACTCCGCGCCTCCATGGGCGGATTGTCGACGTTGGTGTTGAGGTATTCCATGGCAAGTTTCCCGTATTTGTAAGCAGAGCCTGGAACACCGAGTTTTGACCACAGCAGGCCGTATGTTGAGTATACGAACGATGAGATAGAGCTGTTTCCGTGCTTCATGGTCAATTTGAACATGCGCAGGATAACAAAGGGTAATAAGAGAAGACCCTGCAGATATGTGGGGGCAACAAGTTCTTTGAGTAGGCTTAAAATGCTTAACACATCGGCATCGCGTATTTGCGGCAGACTGAGAAGATAATCGGAGTTCTTCCCGAGTTCTGTCAATTTGGCGGATACCAATTCGACAAGAAGTCGCGTGCGTCCGCATTGGCGCGGAAGATGTTCATTATAGAGCGCAAGAGAATCTATGGCGATATCAATCGCTTTGTCCATTTTGCCATCGCCACCATAATAGAGAATGAGAATGTTATTAATCTCAACCTGTTCTTCTTTGCTGGCACACCGCTCAAGGACCACATCCGCATTGGATACACCGGCTTCGATTTGTCCGGTGAGAAAAAGGCATTCTGTAATGCCTTTATGGATGGCGAACATGAGATCATGGTCTGTATCCCAGGCGCTCTTGTCCACAAGGCCTGCTGCCATCGTAAAATAGTCTAATGCGGGAGAATACGCGGTCGATTCTTTGGCGCGTTGCCCTGCACGTACATTGAGGGAGGCCAGGACGCGTCGTTCGTTTGCTTCGGTGACTAGAGCAGTACTCTTGTTGTAGTGCTCCAGAATGGTAAAACACAGCGTGTTGAGGTCGGCTTCGTGGGCCGATTTGAGGAGCAACCGTGCAATGGTGAGATGAGTCGATTGTTTTTGATTCTCTTCAATCAGTGAATAGGCAGCTTGCTGCACACGGTCATGGAGAAATCTATCAACAGCTTCGAAATGATCCCCCCTGATCATGGCGAGTCTCTCATCAAGTGTTTTGAGCTGCTGGTGCCCAATGCCTTGAGGTAAGAGGAGACCCTCTTCAACGGCGGGCCAAAGGTGTTTGGCGATAGACTCTGTCGGCTCCTCGGCAATGATCGATAATGTGTTCAAGTCAAAGCTGTTGCCAATGCAAGCTCCCAGCCGGAGAAGTTTCTGTGTCGCTTCGGGCAATGTTTTCAGTTTTTTGACCATGAACTCGACAACATTGTCCGTTATTTCCCGCGATCGAATTTGATCGACATCCCACGTCCAGCAGTGATTGGGAATATCAAAAACAAGCAAGTTTTCCTGGTGTAAGTTTTTCAGGAACTGGATGACAAAAAAGGGATTCCCCCCGGTCTTTTCCATGACAAGCCGAGAGAGGGGAACTACAGACGATACATCAGCATGAACTGTGTCGGCAATCAACTCGTCAAGATGAGGGAGGTCCAAGGCTTTGAGCATGAGTGTATGGATGCGAACACCTGCTTTGCGAATATCCTCCAAGGTGATGATGAATGGGTGCGTATGATCGACTTCATTGTCGCGATAGGCTCCCATGAGGAGAAGGTATTCATTCCCTTCGGAAAGCATCAACGTCCTGATGAGATTGAGTGTCGCAATATCGGCCCACTGCAGGTCGTCGAGAAAAATGACGAGCGGACACCCCTTTCGGGTGAATACCCGAAGAAATTGCAAAAAAACCGTATTGAAGCGGTTTTGGTTTTCTTCGGTGCCCAGGTTGGGAACCGGGGGTTGTGGTCCCATTATTTTTTCTACAGCCGGGATGACATCAATAATGACTTGACCGTTCGGTCCTAAGGCAGCAAGAAGCTTCTCTTTCCATGCCGTCAGTTCTTCCTGAGAACTCATGAGGAGTTGTTTGAGCAACCCCTGAAATGCTCCCCGAATGGCAGAGTAGGGAATGTGTCTTTGAAACTGATCGAATTTCCCTGAGATAAAAAAACCGTATTTCTCGACGAGCGGTTTATGGACCTCATTAACCAGTGCGGACTTCCCAATGCCGGAATAACCGGCAACCATGAACATTTCGGCGCCGCCGGTGACAATACGGGAAAAGCAATCTGCAAGGATATGTGTTTCTTCTTCGCGGCCGTATAATTTTTGCGGAATCTGAAATTTTCTGGAGTAATCACAGATGCCGACGGCGAAATTTTGGATATCTCCAGTTTGGGCGAGCTGCTTACGACATTTTTCTAAGTCCCACAGAAGGCCGGCAATGCTACTATAGCGATCTTCGGCCTTTTTGGACATGAGCTTGGAAATAATATTTTCAATAACGTGAGGGACGTCACGACGCAGGCTACGAATTGATGGGGGCGTTTTGGCGATATGACAGTGCACCCAGCCAATGGCATCATTGGCATGAAACGGGTGTGTTCCTGCCAAGATTTCATAGAGCGAAACGCCAAGAGAATAGTAGTCGGTTCGATAATCTATTCCTCTATTCATTCTGCCTGTCTGTTCTGGAGACATATAGGGGAAAGATCCCTCCAATAAACCAGGGCTGACGGCTTCCTGTTCTTGGTGTTCAAGAAACGACGCAAGATGAAAATCGATGAGTTGGAGTTCTCCCGTTGTTTCATTGACCAGGAGGTTGCTGGGATTAAGGTCCTTATGGATGATGCCGCACTCATGCACCTTTCCAAGGATTGTTGTCATCCCAACGGCAAAATCAAGGAATTGCCGTAGGCTTATAGGCTCTCTTTTACTTATCGTGGAAAGCGTCGTACCATCGAAAAAATCCAGAATCAGTGCGAATCCGTCTTGATGGCTTTCCAGGGAATAGGCGCTACTTACGCCCTCCTGGTTGAGATGCGTCAAGACATCATATTCATGTTTGAGTCGGATGAGGTCGGCATGGAGGGGGTACGGTGAGTTTGCCACTTTTATCGCGACTGTTTTCCCGTCGCTGAGGCGGATTCCCCGATAGACCAAGGTCCGGTCATTTTCAAACAATTTTTCGCAAGTATCGAATCCGACGATAGTGTGAGTCATGGTGTCAGTCTCTATTTGCACGCAATAGTGTTTCTGCCGTTTCTTTTGGCTTCGTACAGTGCCTCATCCACTCGTTTGTTGAGCGTTTCCATTTCGTCTTCAATCGAAAATTGTGTCACACCAAAGCTGCACGTCATGTTGCCGATACGTTCAAAACACGTGGTTTCGATTCGTTGCCGTAATTTTTCCGAGACCTGCAGCGTTTCTTCCAATGTTGTTTCCGGGAACAAAATAACAAATTCTTCACCACCCCATCGGGCAAGCACATCGCATTCTCGAATGCTGTGAGACACGATTTCGACGAATTCTCGCAATGCGCAATCTCCGGCAGCATGTCCAAAATTATCATTGATGTTTTTAAAGAAGTCGATATCAAGCATGGCTATAGACATGGGACGTTTGTATCGTCTGGAGCGTTTGATTTCCGTTTCCAGCAAGGTATTGAATTTCATTCTGTTGTACGTACCGGTCAACGCGTCTGTTGTCGCATGCCGCTCCAATTCACGATTGAGTCGTTCCAACTCCCGATTTTTTTCTTCCAGTTCTGCGGTGCGTACACGCACCTCTTGTTCGAGAATGGCCCGAAATGAATCAATGGTGATGATGTCGGCGTAGGCACGTAACGCCATGGTCATGGCTGTTTTGAATTTTCGGCTCGTCAGCTCGGTTTTTTCTTTATAGTCGTTGATGTCATATTTGACGATAATCTCTTCTTCCGGTGCCAGTCCTGGCTGACCAGTTCGAAGGATGATGCGTATGAGGTTATTGCGCAGGCCTTCGCGGATAAACTCGGCGACATTCAACCCTGAGTCATCTCGTTCCATCACGATATCCAGCAATATCAACGAAGCATCCGGATGTTCCCGGAGAAGCTGCTTGGTTTCATCACCAGAATATGCGCTCAGAAATTCGAGCTTTCGGCCTTTGTATTCAAAATCTCTCAAGACGTATTTGGTGACAACATGAACTTCTTCTTCGTCATCAGCAATAATCACCTTGATTTTGTCTTTCGATTGAAGATCCTGAGCCGGATTTGGTTCATCAGGTTCTTTGAAAATGAGTTCACTCATGTATCAATCCTTTCGTGCGTCATATGCCTTGTCGAAAGAATAGGGGACCGACGGCGCAATAGGCACGGTTTATTGGAAATCGTAACCGTTGCTCAAAGGTATATCGGTACTGCTGCCATGATGACGGTGAAAAACTTTTTGCATTTCTTCAAGGAACGTATCCTCGGCAAAAAATCGCGCCTCTTCAAGGAGAAGGCAATAATCTTCCTTGGTCAAAATGTGAACGAGTTCTGTAAGATCAAATTCTTTGAACATGGCTTTTGCCATAACATGAACTTCTTCTCGCGTAATGCAAAGTGTGAAGACTTTCTCACAGAGAATTTTGGGGATGTCCTCGAAAAGGTTGATAAATCGGTTGAGTTGAGAGGCTGTGGCATTGGAGAGGAAATGCGTGACAATCGCATCAAGGAGAACTTCAAAGTTT includes:
- a CDS encoding diguanylate cyclase; translation: MSELIFKEPDEPNPAQDLQSKDKIKVIIADDEEEVHVVTKYVLRDFEYKGRKLEFLSAYSGDETKQLLREHPDASLILLDIVMERDDSGLNVAEFIREGLRNNLIRIILRTGQPGLAPEEEIIVKYDINDYKEKTELTSRKFKTAMTMALRAYADIITIDSFRAILEQEVRVRTAELEEKNRELERLNRELERHATTDALTGTYNRMKFNTLLETEIKRSRRYKRPMSIAMLDIDFFKNINDNFGHAAGDCALREFVEIVSHSIRECDVLARWGGEEFVILFPETTLEETLQVSEKLRQRIETTCFERIGNMTCSFGVTQFSIEDEMETLNKRVDEALYEAKRNGRNTIACK
- a CDS encoding trifunctional serine/threonine-protein kinase/ATP-binding protein/sensor histidine kinase encodes the protein MTHTIVGFDTCEKLFENDRTLVYRGIRLSDGKTVAIKVANSPYPLHADLIRLKHEYDVLTHLNQEGVSSAYSLESHQDGFALILDFFDGTTLSTISKREPISLRQFLDFAVGMTTILGKVHECGIIHKDLNPSNLLVNETTGELQLIDFHLASFLEHQEQEAVSPGLLEGSFPYMSPEQTGRMNRGIDYRTDYYSLGVSLYEILAGTHPFHANDAIGWVHCHIAKTPPSIRSLRRDVPHVIENIISKLMSKKAEDRYSSIAGLLWDLEKCRKQLAQTGDIQNFAVGICDYSRKFQIPQKLYGREEETHILADCFSRIVTGGAEMFMVAGYSGIGKSALVNEVHKPLVEKYGFFISGKFDQFQRHIPYSAIRGAFQGLLKQLLMSSQEELTAWKEKLLAALGPNGQVIIDVIPAVEKIMGPQPPVPNLGTEENQNRFNTVFLQFLRVFTRKGCPLVIFLDDLQWADIATLNLIRTLMLSEGNEYLLLMGAYRDNEVDHTHPFIITLEDIRKAGVRIHTLMLKALDLPHLDELIADTVHADVSSVVPLSRLVMEKTGGNPFFVIQFLKNLHQENLLVFDIPNHCWTWDVDQIRSREITDNVVEFMVKKLKTLPEATQKLLRLGACIGNSFDLNTLSIIAEEPTESIAKHLWPAVEEGLLLPQGIGHQQLKTLDERLAMIRGDHFEAVDRFLHDRVQQAAYSLIEENQKQSTHLTIARLLLKSAHEADLNTLCFTILEHYNKSTALVTEANERRVLASLNVRAGQRAKESTAYSPALDYFTMAAGLVDKSAWDTDHDLMFAIHKGITECLFLTGQIEAGVSNADVVLERCASKEEQVEINNILILYYGGDGKMDKAIDIAIDSLALYNEHLPRQCGRTRLLVELVSAKLTELGKNSDYLLSLPQIRDADVLSILSLLKELVAPTYLQGLLLLPFVILRMFKLTMKHGNSSISSFVYSTYGLLWSKLGVPGSAYKYGKLAMEYLNTNVDNPPMEARSYFVVTSFTMFWKQPLADTLEPRKHGLQKLINTGENFWASYIYMFGFWQEVALSKSITDVIKFTEREVRFAKKVIQIEPYHIHAIHLALFKNLSGEIKQADCLDYNGHEESTAEAYFDSIVSSTCGTFYHATTRLILNYYYENYRAAVEVATGPKITAEVIADPTYNLTVYTLFTCLAIMAAMDSFSPQEKRRYKRILASGKRKIRKWAKCGPENFNVMLLLLKAEESRIAGRHNDAITAYTQAKDEAQRIGSLFYESLCCECCAKYFLSLNNDRVASGYMQETVFLYDQWGAKAKVNHLEQHYPKLLQVPRVERRLTERISSSSVSLVAQLDVATVVKASQAISSEIVLGKLLEKLMNILIESAGARRGVLLLKQDGSLLVQAEGNAQTNEVKALQGIALEDADSLPHSIIRYVTRTEESVVFGDAAYENVFTSDEDFKDRKPKSLLAMPILNYGQLIGILYLENDLIEGVFTPERLELLNVLASQVAISIENALFYNMMEKKVDERTAELQGALADLKRSQQQIIESAKMAALGQLIAGIGHEVNTPLGAIKSSVGNIETSLRDTLVQLPRLFQLLDHDQQEEFMGLLTQAFSSQVVLTTREERQIRKKLEEQLRALDMTNTRKLANIFIKLNILDDPSPFASLLHNEHSDLIFEAAYRLCDLNSNASNIALAVEKASKVIFALKNFARFDQSDTMVKSALKDGLETILTIYHNQIKRNITLVTEYSEAEDIYCYPDELNQVWTNLIHNALQAMEYNGTLTIQLAQENGYQKVVIKDNGPGIPEEIRDKIFTPFFTTKKSGEGSGLGLDIVKKIIDKHKGKIEVSSLPGEGASFSVFIPTTTQIATQ